In the genome of Rhodoferax sp. BAB1, one region contains:
- a CDS encoding DUF2061 domain-containing protein, whose protein sequence is MANFARANLPTLKKTASYYLVHIMVAAAVAYAVTGDLFMAFTLSLLEPTVQAVAFFLHEKAWERKSLPNFAQPGVTAESAPG, encoded by the coding sequence ATGGCCAATTTCGCCCGCGCCAATCTGCCCACGCTCAAGAAGACCGCGAGTTATTACCTGGTGCACATCATGGTGGCCGCCGCGGTCGCTTATGCGGTGACGGGTGATCTGTTCATGGCCTTCACGTTGAGCCTGCTGGAGCCCACGGTGCAGGCCGTGGCCTTCTTCCTCCACGAGAAAGCCTGGGAACGCAAGTCACTTCCGAATTTCGCCCAACCCGGTGTGACTGCGGAATCCGCCCCTGGCTGA
- a CDS encoding phosphate/phosphite/phosphonate ABC transporter substrate-binding protein, with the protein MKFVHRLCVLCLVALLLPGGPARAQSQLVLAISEGTSGGLDHGRVIAKYQDLANVIGGVLRTKVSVVFAREFATLESGMKDGKFDFVMARPSDYPARGMRDNGYHYLASAQPDGQCLIVVPKDAPIQKLEQARGKRFVMPEQVSYMSRFCRAELRDRGIDLAKENVQYVREQAAVTFYLDNKFADIGAIASYSGPARKLDKDGFRVLHRSVAQPYFPLVAHARFKPEQIKAIQMALVSLPDKAGGPEILQRIGIAAFDTSGEDRMNVLLDWLEK; encoded by the coding sequence ATGAAGTTTGTGCATAGGCTCTGTGTTTTGTGTCTGGTCGCCCTGTTGTTGCCAGGTGGGCCGGCGCGGGCCCAGTCCCAATTGGTGCTGGCCATCAGTGAAGGCACCTCCGGCGGCCTCGACCATGGCCGCGTCATTGCCAAATACCAGGACCTGGCCAACGTGATCGGCGGTGTTCTGCGGACCAAGGTCAGCGTCGTGTTCGCTCGCGAGTTCGCGACGCTGGAAAGCGGCATGAAAGACGGCAAGTTCGACTTCGTCATGGCCCGCCCCAGCGACTATCCGGCCCGCGGCATGCGTGACAACGGCTACCACTACCTGGCCAGTGCACAGCCCGATGGGCAATGCCTCATCGTCGTGCCCAAGGATGCGCCCATCCAGAAACTGGAGCAGGCCCGGGGCAAACGCTTTGTCATGCCCGAGCAGGTGTCCTACATGTCGCGCTTCTGCCGCGCCGAGCTGCGCGACCGCGGCATCGACCTGGCGAAGGAAAACGTGCAGTACGTGCGCGAACAGGCGGCCGTGACCTTTTACCTGGACAACAAATTCGCCGACATCGGGGCCATTGCCTCCTATTCCGGTCCGGCACGCAAACTGGACAAGGACGGCTTTCGTGTCCTGCACCGTAGCGTGGCCCAGCCCTATTTCCCGCTGGTGGCGCACGCCCGGTTCAAACCCGAGCAGATCAAGGCGATCCAGATGGCGCTGGTCTCTTTGCCGGACAAGGCCGGGGGCCCAGAGATCCTGCAACGCATCGGTATCGCGGCCTTTGATACTAGCGGTGAAGATCGCATGAACGTCCTGCTCGATTGGCTGGAGAAATAA
- the soxX gene encoding sulfur oxidation c-type cytochrome SoxX encodes MKKQTLYIAGFAALAAALVAGCSSLPSSAELDKMATDIAKASFRDQGQAKVDRLVLDDANLECMKADVAGKPIEEKTAKAIEAANFASIKWPAGGQYIGDWKEGEKIAQSGRGMTWSDAAGSENGGNCYNCHQISKQEISFGTLGPSLYNYGKIRGVSNLYAPESAAIIQYTWGKIWNARAYNACSQMPRAGHKGVLTEQQVKHIMALLLDPKSPVNQ; translated from the coding sequence ATGAAAAAACAGACTCTCTACATTGCAGGCTTTGCTGCCCTGGCTGCTGCACTGGTGGCTGGCTGCTCCAGCCTGCCCAGCAGCGCCGAGCTGGACAAGATGGCGACCGACATCGCCAAGGCCTCCTTCCGTGACCAGGGCCAGGCCAAGGTCGACCGCCTGGTGCTGGACGATGCCAACCTCGAATGCATGAAGGCCGACGTGGCGGGCAAGCCCATCGAGGAGAAGACGGCCAAGGCCATCGAGGCGGCCAACTTCGCCAGCATCAAGTGGCCCGCGGGCGGCCAGTACATCGGTGACTGGAAGGAAGGCGAGAAGATTGCCCAGAGCGGTCGCGGCATGACCTGGAGCGATGCGGCCGGCAGCGAGAACGGCGGCAACTGCTACAACTGCCACCAGATCAGCAAGCAGGAGATCTCCTTTGGCACGCTGGGCCCGAGCCTGTACAACTACGGCAAGATCCGTGGTGTGAGCAACCTGTATGCGCCCGAGTCTGCGGCCATCATCCAGTACACCTGGGGCAAGATCTGGAACGCACGTGCCTACAACGCCTGCTCGCAGATGCCGCGCGCCGGTCACAAGGGCGTGCTGACCGAACAGCAGGTCAAGCACATCATGGCCCTGCTGCTCGACCCCAAGTCGCCGGTCAACCAGTAA
- the soxA gene encoding sulfur oxidation c-type cytochrome SoxA, producing MKYAKSWALLFASAMLAASALAQKSASDGIAEYRAMLADGNPAELFEAKGEDLWKQKRGPKNASLEKCDLGKGPGVVKGAFVELPRHFADTNKVQDLESRLVSCMETLQGFNGAEIAKTAFGRGEQANVTALATWIAAESRGMKFNLPQSHSQEQVMYEVGKRLFFMRSGSHDFSCASCHGEDGKRIRLQDLPNLTKNPGDGIGFAAWPAYRVSNGQMWSMQLRLNDCYRQQRFPYPLFGSDATVALGTYMGVNAKGAENIAPAIKR from the coding sequence ATGAAATACGCCAAGTCTTGGGCTCTGCTTTTCGCCAGCGCAATGCTCGCGGCAAGTGCGCTGGCCCAGAAGTCCGCCAGCGACGGCATTGCGGAATACCGCGCCATGCTGGCCGACGGTAACCCGGCCGAGCTGTTCGAAGCCAAGGGTGAAGACCTGTGGAAGCAAAAGCGCGGCCCCAAGAACGCCTCGCTGGAGAAGTGTGATCTGGGCAAGGGCCCGGGCGTGGTCAAGGGTGCTTTCGTCGAGCTGCCGCGCCACTTTGCCGACACCAACAAGGTGCAGGACCTGGAGTCCCGCCTGGTGAGCTGCATGGAGACCCTGCAGGGCTTCAACGGCGCGGAGATCGCCAAGACGGCCTTTGGCCGCGGCGAGCAGGCCAACGTCACGGCCCTGGCCACCTGGATCGCTGCCGAGTCGCGCGGCATGAAATTCAACCTGCCCCAGAGCCACAGCCAGGAGCAGGTCATGTACGAAGTGGGCAAGCGCCTGTTCTTCATGCGCAGCGGCTCGCACGACTTCTCCTGTGCCAGCTGCCACGGCGAGGACGGCAAGCGCATCCGCCTGCAGGACCTGCCCAACCTGACCAAGAATCCGGGTGACGGCATCGGCTTTGCCGCCTGGCCGGCCTACCGCGTCTCCAACGGCCAGATGTGGAGCATGCAGCTGCGCCTGAACGACTGCTACCGCCAGCAGCGTTTCCCCTACCCGCTGTTTGGCAGTGACGCCACCGTCGCCCTGGGCACCTATATGGGTGTCAACGCCAAGGGCGCCGAGAACATCGCCCCGGCCATCAAGCGCTAA
- the soxZ gene encoding thiosulfate oxidation carrier complex protein SoxZ, with the protein MADPMRIRAQAAGDKATVRVLMSHEMESGQRKDSAGKLVPAWFIQDVSASLNGKVVMTAEWGPAVSKNPFMQFVVKGAKAGDKIAVTWKDNKGDSRTDETTVS; encoded by the coding sequence ATGGCAGATCCGATGCGCATTCGCGCGCAAGCCGCTGGCGACAAGGCCACCGTGCGCGTACTCATGAGCCACGAAATGGAATCCGGACAACGCAAGGACTCGGCAGGCAAGCTGGTGCCGGCGTGGTTCATCCAGGACGTCAGCGCCTCCCTGAACGGCAAGGTTGTGATGACCGCCGAGTGGGGCCCGGCCGTCTCCAAGAACCCCTTCATGCAGTTTGTGGTCAAGGGTGCCAAGGCCGGTGACAAGATTGCCGTGACCTGGAAGGACAACAAGGGCGACAGCCGTACCGACGAAACAACGGTGTCCTGA
- the soxY gene encoding thiosulfate oxidation carrier protein SoxY translates to MQTRRETLKQSAVVAGLLASAGLIPQQAAAYEKAAFDAKTAAEVAKALGAGAPVESKDVTIGGPDIAENGAVVPLTASTTLAGVKRMLILVEKNPAAMVAMFNVSDAVEANFATRAKMGQSSDVYAVAIMADGKAFFAKKEVKVTLGGCGG, encoded by the coding sequence ATGCAAACTCGTCGCGAGACACTGAAACAAAGCGCCGTGGTGGCGGGCCTGCTGGCCTCCGCCGGCCTGATCCCGCAGCAGGCTGCGGCTTACGAGAAGGCTGCCTTTGACGCCAAGACCGCGGCCGAAGTGGCCAAGGCCCTGGGCGCGGGCGCTCCGGTGGAGAGCAAGGACGTGACCATTGGTGGTCCGGACATTGCCGAGAACGGTGCGGTGGTGCCGCTGACGGCCAGCACCACGCTGGCAGGCGTCAAGCGCATGCTGATCCTGGTGGAGAAGAACCCGGCGGCCATGGTGGCCATGTTCAACGTGAGCGATGCGGTGGAAGCCAACTTTGCCACGCGCGCCAAGATGGGCCAGTCCTCGGACGTGTACGCCGTGGCCATCATGGCTGATGGCAAGGCCTTCTTTGCGAAGAAGGAAGTCAAGGTCACGCTGGGCGGCTGCGGCGGTTAA
- a CDS encoding DsrE family protein has product MRDITGKRSFIAAASTLLAGAFVSTPALASDKSSRPNKLVIQVSDNDPGKWNLALNNAQNVIQDLGASTVALEIVVYGPGIGMLKLDSPVAARIAAALKGGMQVVACENTLKAQKLSRADMLPDIAYVPAGVVELMQKQQQGYAYIRP; this is encoded by the coding sequence ATGAGGGATATCACCGGCAAGCGCAGTTTCATCGCGGCAGCCAGCACCTTGCTGGCAGGCGCCTTCGTATCCACCCCGGCCCTGGCCAGCGACAAGAGCAGCAGGCCCAACAAGCTCGTCATCCAGGTCAGCGACAACGATCCTGGCAAATGGAACCTGGCCCTGAACAATGCGCAAAACGTGATCCAGGACCTGGGTGCCAGCACCGTGGCGCTGGAGATCGTGGTCTACGGCCCCGGCATCGGCATGCTGAAACTCGACTCACCGGTGGCCGCTCGCATTGCTGCGGCGCTCAAGGGCGGTATGCAGGTCGTTGCCTGCGAGAACACCCTGAAGGCGCAGAAGCTCAGCCGGGCCGACATGTTGCCCGACATCGCCTACGTACCGGCAGGCGTCGTGGAGCTGATGCAGAAGCAGCAGCAGGGCTACGCCTATATCCGCCCCTGA
- a CDS encoding RNA polymerase sigma factor: protein MFLNSEARYNQWVRDHYRFLMRSAWALTGSRAIAEDVVQDCYTNAWKHRDQLRDATLVRPWLFQIMRRSIFRHLPPCTISLDDSEEDQWGEAADAGIDNKLDVVKALSRIAPIHREVLVLHYFDDMPTAQIAEALEIAPGTVLSRLARARDALKNALVTPAPKNLDNGQSPVPAGSRVTPLRKS, encoded by the coding sequence ATGTTCCTGAACTCTGAGGCCCGCTACAACCAGTGGGTTCGTGATCACTACCGTTTCCTGATGCGCAGCGCCTGGGCGCTGACGGGATCGCGTGCGATTGCAGAAGACGTGGTGCAGGACTGCTACACCAATGCCTGGAAGCACCGCGACCAGTTGCGCGATGCCACTCTGGTACGCCCTTGGCTGTTCCAGATCATGCGGCGCAGCATCTTCCGCCACCTGCCGCCTTGCACCATTTCCCTGGACGACAGCGAGGAAGACCAGTGGGGCGAGGCCGCCGATGCAGGCATCGACAACAAGCTTGATGTGGTCAAGGCCCTGAGCCGTATCGCCCCCATCCATCGCGAAGTCCTGGTGCTGCACTATTTCGACGACATGCCAACGGCACAGATCGCCGAGGCGCTGGAGATCGCGCCCGGCACCGTGCTCTCCCGGCTGGCGCGCGCGCGCGATGCGCTCAAGAACGCCCTGGTCACGCCAGCACCAAAGAACCTTGACAACGGGCAAAGCCCGGTTCCCGCCGGCAGCCGGGTCACCCCGCTACGCAAGAGCTGA